A section of the Anaeromusa acidaminophila DSM 3853 genome encodes:
- a CDS encoding TIGR00282 family metallophosphoesterase, producing the protein MKLFFVGDICGRPGRQAAQALIPKLRREMDLDFVIANGENAAGGVGLTPDILQEFLQQGVDVVTSGNHIWDKRDIFKCIDEEPRLLRPANYPSGTPGRGWGLFETPFARIAVVNLAGRVYMPPVDCPFRAADDVLRQIGGKADLIVVEMHAEATSEKKALGYYLDGRVACVVGTHTHVQTADEQILPQGTVYLSDLGMTGAEESILGMDKDIVLQKFLTGLPVRFEVASGSASLCGFYVDFDLRRKSVREFRRIKETL; encoded by the coding sequence TTGAAACTTTTCTTTGTTGGTGATATTTGCGGTCGGCCAGGGCGACAGGCGGCGCAGGCTCTTATTCCTAAGCTTCGCCGCGAAATGGATTTGGATTTCGTCATTGCTAATGGGGAAAACGCTGCAGGCGGCGTAGGGTTAACTCCCGACATTTTGCAGGAGTTTTTGCAGCAAGGCGTTGACGTAGTAACAAGCGGCAATCATATCTGGGATAAGCGTGATATTTTCAAATGCATTGATGAGGAGCCGCGGCTTTTGCGCCCGGCTAACTATCCGTCAGGGACTCCTGGGCGAGGCTGGGGCTTGTTTGAAACTCCCTTCGCTCGTATTGCGGTTGTGAACTTAGCAGGCAGGGTATACATGCCGCCGGTGGATTGTCCATTTCGCGCGGCTGACGATGTGTTGCGCCAGATCGGCGGTAAGGCGGATTTGATTGTTGTCGAAATGCATGCTGAAGCGACTTCGGAAAAAAAAGCGTTAGGATACTATTTGGATGGGCGAGTAGCTTGCGTGGTGGGAACGCATACGCATGTGCAGACTGCAGATGAACAGATACTGCCCCAAGGTACGGTCTATTTAAGCGATTTGGGCATGACCGGGGCGGAGGAGTCCATTCTTGGAATGGACAAGGATATTGTATTGCAAAAGTTTCTGACCGGACTGCCGGTGCGTTTTGAAGTTGCTTCCGGAAGCGCTTCTTTATGTGGATTTTATGTAGACTTTGATTTACGACGGAAGTCCGTCCGTGAATTCCGACGAATCAAGGAAACCTTATAA
- the rny gene encoding ribonuclease Y codes for MIEVIAAAVVMGAVGVGAGYWIRKSTAEAKIASAEEAARKIVDEAERTGEARKKEALVEAKEEIHRLRVEMEREGKERRGELQRLERRLVQKEENLDRKMDAVEKKEEVLGRKEGEVERVQEKINAVYEKQLAELERLSGMSSEEARTLLLARAQEEIRHETAIMIKELEQQAKEEADKKAREIVSAAIQRCAADHVAETTVSVVALPNDEMKGRIIGREGRNIRTLETLTGIDLIIDDTPEAVILSGFDPVRREVARLALEKLITDGRIHPARIEEMVEKAQKEVEQRIKEAGEQATFETGVHGLHPEIIRLLGRLKYRTSYGQNVLKHSIEVSHLAGVMAAELGVDVMLAKRAGLLHDLGKAVDHEMEGSHVTIGGDLAKKYRESPEVVNSILAHHGDEEPRTVQAVLVAAADAISAARPGARRESLESYLKRLSRLEEIAESFEGVEKSFAIQAGREVRIMVKPEKIDDLASVRLVRDIVKRIENELEYPGQIKVTVIREVRAVEYAK; via the coding sequence ATTATCGAAGTAATTGCAGCAGCCGTTGTCATGGGAGCAGTCGGAGTTGGAGCGGGATATTGGATTCGGAAAAGTACCGCAGAAGCCAAGATTGCCTCAGCAGAGGAAGCGGCGCGGAAAATTGTAGACGAAGCCGAACGGACCGGAGAAGCGCGGAAGAAGGAAGCTTTGGTGGAAGCCAAGGAGGAAATTCATCGTTTGCGCGTGGAAATGGAACGAGAAGGCAAAGAACGTCGTGGCGAATTGCAGCGTCTGGAACGTCGTTTGGTTCAGAAGGAAGAAAATCTGGATCGAAAAATGGATGCTGTAGAAAAAAAAGAAGAAGTTTTGGGCCGTAAAGAAGGCGAAGTGGAACGCGTTCAGGAAAAAATTAATGCGGTCTATGAAAAGCAGTTGGCGGAATTGGAGCGTCTTTCCGGCATGTCGTCGGAAGAGGCGCGTACGTTGTTGCTGGCTCGGGCACAAGAAGAAATTCGTCATGAAACAGCTATTATGATCAAAGAACTGGAACAGCAGGCGAAAGAAGAAGCCGATAAGAAGGCGCGGGAAATCGTGTCAGCGGCGATTCAACGCTGTGCAGCCGATCATGTTGCGGAAACCACGGTTTCTGTAGTGGCCTTGCCTAATGATGAAATGAAGGGTCGCATTATTGGCCGGGAAGGCCGGAATATTCGTACATTGGAAACGTTGACAGGCATTGATTTGATTATTGATGACACGCCGGAAGCGGTTATCCTTTCCGGTTTTGATCCGGTACGCAGGGAAGTTGCCCGCTTAGCGTTGGAAAAGCTGATTACCGACGGTCGTATCCATCCGGCGCGGATTGAAGAGATGGTGGAAAAAGCGCAGAAGGAAGTTGAACAGCGCATTAAAGAAGCCGGTGAACAAGCTACCTTTGAGACCGGCGTTCATGGTTTGCATCCTGAAATCATTCGGCTCTTGGGCCGTTTGAAATATCGTACCAGCTATGGACAGAATGTTCTTAAACATTCGATTGAAGTATCTCACTTGGCCGGCGTTATGGCTGCTGAGCTGGGTGTGGATGTCATGCTGGCGAAACGGGCCGGTTTGCTCCATGACCTAGGAAAAGCAGTGGACCATGAAATGGAAGGGTCCCATGTTACCATTGGCGGCGATTTGGCGAAGAAATATCGTGAGTCACCAGAAGTGGTTAACTCCATCTTGGCGCATCATGGCGATGAAGAACCGCGCACAGTACAAGCTGTACTTGTCGCGGCGGCGGACGCCATTTCAGCGGCTCGTCCGGGCGCCCGCAGGGAAAGCTTGGAAAGCTATCTGAAACGTCTGAGTCGGTTGGAAGAAATCGCGGAGTCCTTTGAGGGCGTAGAAAAATCGTTCGCGATTCAAGCGGGACGCGAAGTGCGCATTATGGTCAAACCTGAAAAGATTGACGATTTAGCTTCGGTTCGCTTAGTACGGGATATTGTCAAACGGATTGAGAACGAACTGGAGTATCCGGGACAGATTAAAGTTACGGTAATTCGAGAAGTTCGTGCGGTTGAATACGCAAAATAA
- a CDS encoding regulatory protein RecX: MNTSREILKTALQMLQRRFYSKQELAEKLRRKGATEEALQEALTQLEEWNYLNDQRLCKRQVLLKVQEGRYGRLRIEQILRQKGFAGEDVAEAWAVQEDELPAEEERALQLLQRRFRSRGEEEQRLMRFLWQRGFSVSVARRAVALYLADNGASS; this comes from the coding sequence ATGAATACGTCCCGTGAGATACTGAAAACGGCGCTGCAGATGTTGCAGCGCCGTTTTTACAGCAAACAAGAATTAGCGGAAAAATTGCGGCGCAAGGGAGCGACGGAAGAAGCGTTACAGGAAGCGCTGACGCAATTGGAAGAGTGGAACTACTTAAATGATCAGCGCCTTTGTAAACGCCAAGTGCTTCTGAAGGTGCAAGAAGGACGCTATGGGCGGCTGCGTATTGAACAGATTCTCCGGCAGAAAGGCTTTGCTGGAGAGGATGTAGCGGAAGCTTGGGCAGTGCAGGAGGATGAATTGCCTGCTGAAGAGGAGCGGGCTTTGCAGTTATTACAAAGACGTTTTCGTTCCCGTGGCGAGGAGGAACAACGGCTAATGCGCTTTTTATGGCAAAGAGGTTTTTCGGTGTCTGTAGCGCGAAGAGCAGTGGCTTTGTACTTGGCGGACAACGGGGCGTCTTCTTGA
- the recA gene encoding recombinase RecA, with protein MERQNADKMRALEQAVKQIEKDFGKGSIMKLGEAAAKMNVEVIPTGALSLDVALGVGGVPRGRVVEIYGPESSGKTTVALHMIAEAQRLGGVAAFVDAEHALDPVYARKLGVDIDNLLISQPDNGEQALEITDALVRSSAIDIIVIDSVAALVPKAEIEGEMGDSHVGLQARLMSQAMRKLTGAISKSRCTAVFINQIREKVGVMFGNPETTTGGRALKFYATVRLDVRRIDSVKQGNDIIGNRTRVKVVKNKVAPPFRQAEFDIVYGEGISREGIILDMATDLDILEKSGSWYSYQSNRLGQGRENIKQFFKENPAVADEIEAQIRQKLLGGSAPLEPADEAKVTKVAKETGNDE; from the coding sequence ATGGAGCGACAGAATGCGGATAAGATGCGGGCGTTAGAGCAAGCGGTCAAACAGATTGAAAAAGATTTCGGCAAAGGCTCGATTATGAAGCTTGGCGAGGCCGCCGCGAAGATGAACGTAGAAGTAATTCCCACAGGCGCATTGTCCTTAGATGTCGCCCTTGGCGTAGGCGGTGTGCCTCGGGGACGTGTTGTGGAAATTTACGGACCGGAGTCGTCTGGTAAAACTACGGTTGCCTTACATATGATTGCAGAGGCGCAGCGTTTAGGCGGCGTAGCCGCGTTCGTTGACGCCGAGCATGCACTTGATCCAGTATATGCTCGCAAGTTGGGCGTGGACATTGACAACTTGCTAATTTCACAGCCGGATAACGGGGAACAGGCGCTGGAAATTACCGATGCCTTGGTGCGCAGTTCCGCTATTGATATTATTGTTATCGATTCGGTGGCCGCATTGGTACCCAAAGCGGAAATTGAAGGGGAAATGGGCGACTCCCATGTGGGGCTCCAGGCTCGCCTGATGTCACAGGCCATGCGAAAATTGACTGGCGCTATCAGCAAATCTCGCTGTACGGCGGTTTTTATTAACCAGATTCGGGAAAAAGTCGGAGTTATGTTTGGCAATCCGGAAACAACGACAGGCGGTCGGGCTTTGAAGTTTTACGCTACCGTACGTCTGGACGTGCGGCGTATTGACAGCGTTAAGCAAGGCAACGATATTATCGGCAATCGCACTCGGGTTAAGGTTGTAAAAAACAAAGTGGCGCCGCCGTTCCGACAGGCGGAATTTGATATTGTGTATGGCGAAGGCATATCCAGAGAGGGCATTATCTTAGATATGGCGACCGATTTGGATATTCTCGAAAAGAGCGGTTCCTGGTATTCGTATCAAAGCAATCGGTTGGGGCAAGGCCGGGAAAATATTAAACAATTTTTCAAGGAAAATCCAGCGGTAGCTGATGAAATTGAAGCGCAGATTCGGCAAAAGCTGCTGGGAGGCAGCGCTCCTCTTGAACCGGCGGATGAAGCTAAGGTTACAAAGGTTGCAAAAGAAACAGGGAATGACGAATGA
- a CDS encoding DEAD/DEAH box helicase, with translation MEEKNVNFEELGISKKVLSALSAMGFEAPSPIQSETIPHVLSGKDIIGQAQTGTGKTAAFGIPLVEKVTPDKAVQALVLTPTRELAIQVAEEIANIGKLKRVRVLPVYGGQPIDRQIRAIRAGAQIVIGTPGRLLDHIRRQTLRLDKVQMVVMDEADEMLDMGFVEDIESILSHTPEESRQTLLFSATMPAAIASLAKRYMKDPFTVTISREQLTVPAIEQFYYETRDKLEALCRVLDLEETGKSIVFCRTKKGVDDLVASLQTRGYLVDGLHGDLSQNQRDRVMKQVRIGKLDILVATDVAARGIDIDDITHVINYDIPQDHESYVHRIGRTGRAGRTGVALTFINPREFRQLKSIERATHSRLVRRAVPSASDVLKRHEETLKERLATLISRGNLDEYVSIVEEMAERYDAVDVAAAAMKLAQEGFKLVEETPVITENPEGMVRLFLNVGRAQNIRPEDIVRAIATEADIPGKVIGMINIYDRFTFVEVPQNMAERVMAVMHKGTIKGYQVNVEPAKGKR, from the coding sequence TTGGAAGAAAAAAACGTAAATTTTGAAGAACTAGGTATTAGCAAGAAAGTATTGAGCGCGTTGAGCGCGATGGGCTTTGAGGCTCCTTCGCCGATTCAGAGCGAAACCATTCCGCATGTGCTGAGCGGCAAGGACATTATCGGCCAGGCGCAGACCGGCACTGGTAAAACCGCTGCTTTTGGCATCCCGTTGGTAGAAAAAGTTACTCCCGATAAGGCGGTGCAAGCGTTAGTGCTGACCCCGACGCGGGAACTGGCAATTCAGGTCGCCGAAGAAATTGCCAATATCGGCAAACTCAAGCGGGTACGCGTGCTGCCGGTATATGGCGGGCAGCCGATTGATCGTCAGATTCGCGCAATTCGTGCGGGCGCTCAAATTGTGATTGGCACCCCGGGACGTCTGCTGGATCATATTCGCCGCCAGACATTGCGTTTGGATAAAGTGCAGATGGTTGTAATGGATGAAGCGGACGAAATGCTGGATATGGGCTTTGTCGAGGATATTGAGTCGATCTTGTCCCATACGCCGGAGGAATCGCGGCAAACGTTGCTTTTCTCGGCGACGATGCCTGCAGCTATCGCTTCATTGGCCAAACGCTATATGAAAGATCCTTTTACCGTAACCATTAGCCGTGAACAGCTGACTGTACCGGCTATTGAACAGTTTTATTATGAAACAAGAGATAAACTGGAAGCTTTATGTCGAGTTCTTGACTTGGAAGAAACCGGCAAAAGCATCGTTTTCTGCCGCACGAAAAAAGGCGTGGACGATTTAGTGGCCTCCTTGCAGACGCGGGGATATCTTGTAGACGGTCTCCATGGCGATCTCAGCCAAAATCAGCGTGACCGCGTTATGAAACAGGTGCGCATTGGCAAGCTGGACATTTTGGTGGCTACCGACGTGGCGGCGCGCGGTATCGATATTGACGATATTACTCATGTTATTAACTATGACATCCCGCAGGATCACGAATCCTATGTGCATCGCATCGGCCGTACGGGACGCGCCGGACGGACAGGAGTGGCGCTGACCTTTATTAATCCCCGCGAATTCCGTCAGCTAAAGAGCATCGAACGGGCAACGCACAGCCGTTTGGTACGCCGGGCCGTGCCTAGCGCGTCCGATGTATTGAAACGTCACGAAGAAACGCTTAAGGAACGACTGGCTACCTTGATTTCTCGCGGCAATCTTGACGAGTATGTCTCAATTGTTGAAGAAATGGCTGAACGTTACGATGCAGTCGATGTCGCTGCAGCAGCCATGAAGTTGGCGCAAGAAGGCTTCAAATTGGTGGAAGAAACGCCGGTTATCACGGAAAATCCCGAGGGTATGGTACGACTCTTTTTAAATGTCGGCCGGGCTCAGAATATCCGTCCTGAAGATATTGTAAGGGCGATTGCCACGGAAGCTGATATTCCTGGAAAAGTCATTGGTATGATCAACATCTACGACCGTTTCACTTTTGTAGAAGTGCCTCAGAATATGGCGGAACGGGTTATGGCAGTCATGCACAAGGGCACCATTAAGGGCTATCAGGTTAATGTGGAACCTGCTAAAGGAAAACGGTAA
- a CDS encoding competence/damage-inducible protein A translates to MIAEIISTGTELLLGEIVNSNAAYIAQRLNEAGITVHYQSTVGDNPLRMEEVLKQGMARAELVITTGGLGPTQGDITREVSAALLGLEMVEDAATVAHLQTFFRQRKLPMAESNLRQAQLPVGAIILPNCCGTAPGSILEHAQGVLINLPGPPVEMQAMLEQQVLPWLKNYRPTLGCIRSRIFRCVGIGESLLEEKLMDLVLSQGNPTVAFLARSGEMLVRLTAQGETEEAALQLMEPWSTQIRERLGDAVISDDDATLEEVVGRELLKKGWTLATAESCTAGMVAARVANVPGSSAYLAGGIVAYDNRIKQELLAVPESLLRDFGAVSVQTAEAMAIGARKACGVEVALATTGIAGPDGGSEAKPVGLVHMAVVGPWGIWQEEGRFYGGRQQIRSHATARALALLVRYLRQFEAKKDQVKETT, encoded by the coding sequence GTGATTGCGGAAATTATCAGTACAGGTACGGAACTTCTTTTGGGCGAAATTGTAAATTCCAACGCAGCCTACATTGCCCAGCGATTAAACGAAGCGGGTATTACTGTACATTATCAGAGTACGGTGGGAGATAATCCGCTGCGGATGGAGGAAGTGCTTAAGCAAGGAATGGCCCGTGCCGAACTGGTGATTACCACAGGCGGTCTGGGACCAACTCAAGGGGATATTACCCGCGAGGTGTCCGCGGCTTTGCTGGGTTTAGAAATGGTGGAGGACGCGGCTACCGTGGCGCATCTGCAGACGTTTTTCCGCCAGCGAAAGCTTCCTATGGCGGAAAGCAATCTGCGTCAAGCGCAACTGCCTGTGGGGGCGATCATTCTGCCCAACTGTTGCGGGACGGCGCCTGGAAGTATCTTGGAGCATGCCCAGGGGGTTTTGATTAATTTGCCTGGGCCGCCTGTGGAGATGCAGGCCATGTTGGAGCAGCAGGTGCTACCGTGGCTGAAAAACTACCGGCCGACGTTAGGATGTATCCGCTCACGCATATTCCGGTGCGTAGGTATTGGGGAATCGCTGCTGGAAGAAAAATTGATGGATTTAGTTCTGTCTCAGGGAAATCCAACAGTAGCTTTTTTGGCTCGCAGCGGCGAAATGTTGGTGCGCCTGACGGCGCAGGGCGAAACGGAAGAAGCGGCGTTGCAGCTTATGGAGCCTTGGAGTACGCAGATTCGCGAACGACTGGGCGATGCTGTCATTAGCGATGACGACGCGACACTGGAAGAAGTAGTCGGCCGAGAGCTCCTGAAAAAGGGTTGGACGTTGGCGACGGCGGAATCTTGCACAGCAGGCATGGTTGCGGCTAGGGTAGCCAATGTGCCTGGCTCATCCGCGTATCTGGCGGGTGGTATTGTAGCTTATGACAACCGGATTAAGCAGGAGCTGTTGGCGGTGCCGGAATCTTTGCTGCGGGATTTTGGCGCGGTGAGCGTACAGACAGCGGAAGCTATGGCTATTGGCGCTCGTAAAGCTTGCGGCGTTGAAGTAGCTTTGGCCACAACTGGGATTGCCGGTCCTGACGGAGGCAGCGAGGCCAAACCGGTTGGTCTGGTGCACATGGCGGTTGTTGGGCCATGGGGGATTTGGCAGGAAGAGGGACGTTTTTATGGGGGCCGTCAACAGATTCGCAGCCATGCGACGGCCCGGGCCCTAGCATTGCTGGTGCGATATTTGCGCCAGTTTGAAGCGAAAAAGGATCAGGTTAAAGAAACGACGTAA
- the rimO gene encoding 30S ribosomal protein S12 methylthiotransferase RimO — MIKAGFVSLGCVKNLVDTEVMLGLLQDGGVELIDDPAEADILVVNTCGFIDAAKEESLQTILQMAEYKKTGRCRGLIVAGCLGQRYQQELLDEMPEVDVILGTAAWGRIQEAVAVVMDGRRALFIDSLTTLYDEKTPRISTMPSYSAYVKVAEGCSNCCTYCVIPSVRGAFRSRPIESVVEEVRRLAQKGVREINLVAQDTTSYGKDLYGQPNLVALLRELAAVEGVEWIRLLYCYPRYFTDELIAYMASEPKICRYVDLPLQHIHDTVLQAMNRRDRQADIDLLLQKIRQAMPDVVLRTSFIVGFPGETEEQFAFLEQWMETARFDHVGVFTYSQEEGTVAGAMEEQVLDEVKQERYHRLMALQSKISEEINRSLEGRELEVIVTGLDETRPEVILARSYREAPDVDGQIYVETSGQEGLKVGDSLKVRIAQGFSYDLVAEIVD; from the coding sequence ATGATCAAAGCCGGCTTTGTGAGCTTAGGCTGTGTAAAAAATCTAGTAGATACGGAAGTCATGCTTGGCTTGCTTCAGGATGGCGGCGTAGAATTAATTGATGATCCGGCGGAAGCCGATATTTTAGTTGTCAATACCTGCGGCTTTATTGACGCCGCTAAAGAAGAATCGTTGCAGACCATTTTACAGATGGCGGAATATAAAAAAACGGGACGGTGCCGAGGTCTTATTGTGGCTGGTTGCTTGGGTCAGCGGTATCAGCAAGAGCTTTTGGATGAAATGCCGGAAGTGGATGTCATCTTAGGAACTGCCGCCTGGGGGCGAATCCAGGAAGCGGTGGCGGTAGTTATGGATGGACGTCGAGCTTTGTTTATTGACAGCTTGACCACTCTTTATGACGAAAAAACTCCCCGAATTTCCACCATGCCTTCTTATAGCGCTTATGTTAAAGTGGCCGAAGGCTGCAGCAACTGCTGCACTTACTGCGTGATTCCCAGCGTGCGCGGCGCTTTTCGCAGCCGTCCAATCGAATCGGTTGTGGAAGAGGTGCGGCGCCTGGCTCAAAAGGGCGTGAGGGAAATCAATCTGGTGGCGCAGGACACCACTAGCTATGGCAAGGATTTATACGGGCAGCCTAACTTGGTGGCTCTTTTAAGAGAACTGGCCGCTGTTGAAGGCGTGGAATGGATTCGTCTATTGTATTGCTACCCCCGCTATTTTACGGACGAACTGATTGCCTATATGGCCAGTGAACCCAAAATATGCCGTTATGTGGACTTGCCGCTGCAGCATATTCATGACACGGTTTTACAGGCTATGAACCGCAGGGATCGTCAAGCGGATATTGACCTGCTGCTGCAAAAAATCAGGCAGGCTATGCCGGATGTAGTGCTGCGCACCTCTTTTATCGTTGGTTTTCCTGGGGAAACGGAAGAGCAATTTGCTTTTCTGGAACAGTGGATGGAAACAGCGCGCTTTGATCATGTGGGCGTGTTTACGTATTCACAGGAAGAAGGTACCGTAGCGGGCGCTATGGAAGAGCAAGTGCTGGATGAGGTGAAACAGGAACGCTATCATCGGTTAATGGCGCTGCAGAGCAAGATTTCAGAGGAAATAAACCGTTCTTTGGAGGGACGGGAGTTGGAAGTCATTGTTACCGGACTGGATGAAACGCGTCCGGAGGTGATTTTAGCTCGTTCTTATCGAGAAGCGCCGGATGTGGATGGACAGATTTATGTGGAGACCTCCGGGCAAGAAGGGCTAAAAGTGGGAGATTCCCTCAAAGTGCGCATTGCGCAAGGCTTTAGCTACGATTTGGTAGCGGAAATTGTTGATTGA
- a CDS encoding ABC transporter substrate-binding protein codes for MKRYAPIFLLSLCLVMVAFVGSLLLSGHADEKTEEFLPELMIYTTLPAETVQSLLTEEAQKQGLKLQVRSFSTSSDLLKQLQQEQQSPQASFILTERMTLLRAKKEKRLQEFLSEEADLVSDSLKDEDDFWVGLWYDPYVFVVNRDAAKQWKSVPNDWEDIVKQSELRVAMTDFLAAEAPAQLMEQLSEVYGSRECLAYFAKLHPQVVRYAKFLSTPVRMAGMGEADLAITPYSEAEKYVRDQFPVQLVWPEHGTAYMLTGGALVKGGPMQSEAKKMLDWLLSPACAQKREAISLLALPANPEIQKTPRPVLWELRDEALPDGARQKQLEDWLQNIRLGLKAPEGNGIRMEEQKK; via the coding sequence ATGAAACGATATGCTCCTATTTTTTTGTTATCTCTTTGCCTGGTAATGGTGGCTTTTGTGGGCAGTCTTTTACTATCCGGGCATGCGGATGAAAAAACAGAAGAGTTTTTACCGGAGTTAATGATCTATACGACATTGCCTGCGGAGACGGTGCAGTCTCTTTTGACGGAGGAAGCCCAAAAACAAGGGCTAAAGCTGCAAGTGCGCTCTTTTAGTACATCCTCTGACTTGTTAAAACAGTTGCAGCAAGAACAGCAATCACCGCAAGCTAGCTTTATTTTGACAGAACGTATGACGCTTTTGCGAGCGAAAAAGGAAAAGCGACTCCAGGAATTTTTGTCGGAAGAAGCGGATCTTGTTTCCGACTCTTTGAAAGATGAAGATGATTTTTGGGTCGGTCTGTGGTATGATCCCTATGTCTTTGTTGTTAATCGGGATGCGGCTAAACAGTGGAAAAGCGTGCCTAATGATTGGGAAGATATCGTGAAGCAAAGCGAGCTTCGCGTGGCTATGACTGATTTTTTGGCGGCAGAAGCGCCGGCGCAGTTGATGGAGCAACTGAGCGAAGTATATGGCAGTCGAGAGTGTCTGGCCTATTTTGCCAAGCTGCATCCTCAAGTAGTGCGGTATGCCAAATTTTTATCAACTCCGGTTCGAATGGCTGGCATGGGAGAAGCGGATTTAGCGATCACTCCTTACAGTGAGGCGGAAAAATATGTGCGCGACCAATTTCCGGTGCAACTTGTCTGGCCGGAACATGGGACAGCCTATATGTTGACAGGGGGCGCTTTGGTTAAAGGCGGTCCGATGCAGAGTGAAGCGAAAAAAATGTTGGATTGGTTGTTGTCCCCTGCATGCGCTCAAAAGCGTGAAGCTATATCTTTATTGGCATTGCCGGCTAATCCGGAAATACAAAAGACTCCGAGGCCGGTTCTTTGGGAGTTGCGTGATGAAGCGCTGCCTGACGGAGCAAGACAAAAACAATTAGAAGATTGGCTGCAGAATATTCGCTTGGGTCTAAAAGCTCCGGAAGGGAATGGAATACGAATGGAGGAACAAAAGAAATGA